The following coding sequences are from one Caminibacter pacificus window:
- a CDS encoding di-trans,poly-cis-decaprenylcistransferase, with protein sequence MHVAIIMDGNGRWAKKRGLKRTEGHKRGAEVVKEITTYCANNPEISVLTLYAFSTENWKRPKMEVDFLMRLLDNWLKKELPTYIQNEVKFEVIGDISKFSPALRKRIEYTKEVTKNYKKLTQVLALNYGSRDEITRAVKKMIEKNEEITPENIQKNLDISRDVDLLIRTSGEIRVSNFLLWQIAYAEMFFTKTLWPDFTPEELDGIITEFKKRERRFGGI encoded by the coding sequence ATGCATGTGGCTATTATTATGGACGGAAACGGTAGATGGGCTAAAAAACGAGGCTTAAAAAGAACTGAGGGACACAAAAGAGGTGCCGAAGTCGTAAAAGAAATTACGACATATTGTGCGAATAATCCTGAAATTTCGGTACTTACGCTTTACGCTTTTTCGACTGAAAATTGGAAAAGACCGAAAATGGAAGTCGATTTTTTAATGAGACTTTTGGATAATTGGCTAAAAAAAGAACTTCCGACTTATATACAAAACGAAGTAAAATTCGAAGTAATAGGAGATATTTCAAAGTTTTCTCCGGCTCTTAGAAAAAGAATAGAATACACTAAAGAAGTAACAAAAAATTATAAAAAATTAACTCAAGTACTCGCTTTAAATTACGGAAGTAGAGACGAGATAACAAGAGCTGTAAAAAAAATGATAGAAAAAAACGAAGAAATAACACCCGAAAACATCCAAAAAAATCTCGATATCAGCAGAGATGTCGATTTGCTTATAAGAACGAGCGGAGAAATAAGAGTCAGCAACTTTTTACTGTGGCAAATCGCATATGCCGAGATGTTTTTTACAAAAACGCTTTGGCCCGATTTCACGCCTGAGGAATTAGACGGTATAATTACCGAGTTCAAAAAAAGAGAAAGACGTTTCGGAGGAATTTAG
- the dnaJ gene encoding molecular chaperone DnaJ: MDYYEILGVSKNATKVEIKKAYRKLAMKYHPDKNPGDKEAEEKFKLINEAYQVLSDDEKRAIYDKYGKEGLEGRGYKTDFNFNDIFDMFNDIFGGGGYEEFHMPYDMDRAVEVELEFEEAIYGISKEIEIDYYALCPKCKGTGAEETITCPSCHGRGSIVVGNGFMRISQTCPQCSGRGFIPKKVCNECRGRGYVIKSEKIKVDIPAGVDSGMRMRVRGHGNEYPNGRGDLYLIFNVKPSKIFQRKGNHLIVDVPVFFTSAILGDKVKIPTLNGEKEIEIKPNTKDNTKIIFRGEGIADPNTGRKGDLIAIINIVYPKKLNDEQRELLEKLHESFTGEIKEHKSFLDEAIEKVKGWFKK; this comes from the coding sequence ATGGATTATTATGAAATTTTAGGCGTTAGCAAAAACGCGACAAAAGTGGAAATAAAAAAAGCATATAGAAAACTCGCAATGAAATATCATCCGGACAAAAACCCGGGAGATAAAGAAGCGGAAGAAAAATTCAAACTGATAAACGAAGCTTATCAAGTATTAAGCGACGACGAAAAAAGAGCGATTTACGACAAATACGGAAAAGAAGGTTTAGAGGGCAGAGGATACAAAACGGACTTCAATTTTAACGACATCTTCGATATGTTTAATGACATTTTCGGTGGCGGCGGATATGAAGAATTTCATATGCCGTACGATATGGATAGAGCCGTGGAAGTCGAACTTGAATTTGAAGAAGCGATATACGGAATAAGCAAAGAAATAGAGATAGATTATTATGCGCTTTGTCCAAAATGTAAAGGTACGGGTGCCGAAGAGACGATAACGTGTCCGAGCTGCCACGGAAGAGGAAGTATTGTAGTCGGAAACGGCTTTATGAGAATATCCCAAACGTGTCCTCAGTGTAGCGGAAGAGGATTTATTCCTAAAAAAGTTTGTAACGAGTGTAGAGGTCGCGGGTATGTGATTAAGAGCGAAAAAATAAAAGTGGATATCCCTGCCGGGGTTGATAGCGGTATGAGAATGAGAGTGAGAGGACACGGAAACGAATATCCAAACGGCAGAGGAGATTTATATCTGATATTTAACGTAAAACCTTCAAAAATCTTCCAAAGAAAAGGAAACCATTTAATAGTAGATGTCCCGGTATTTTTCACAAGCGCTATTTTAGGAGATAAAGTCAAAATTCCTACTCTAAACGGAGAAAAAGAGATAGAAATCAAACCGAATACAAAAGACAACACCAAAATAATCTTCAGAGGCGAAGGTATAGCCGACCCGAATACGGGAAGAAAAGGCGATTTGATAGCTATAATAAACATCGTATATCCTAAAAAACTTAACGACGAACAAAGAGAACTTCTTGAAAAATTACACGAAAGCTTTACTGGCGAGATAAAAGAGCACAAAAGTTTCTTGGATGAAGCGATAGAAAAAGTTAAAGGCTGGTTTAAAAAATAA
- the truA gene encoding tRNA pseudouridine(38-40) synthase TruA: protein MESQVLKAVISYDGSKFYGMQKQPGKKTIQGEIEHALTKLNIISEVKHAGRTDRGVHALNQVISFDSPYFWEIEKLQNSLNKILHPYIHIKKLSKAPQNFNPRFDAKKRSYRYLISPIFSPHTADYVTYYPKNINYPLLKESLRILKGRHNFEYFAKTGSSVNSYVREIYHTDIFEYKNLTVIKIVGNGFLRGQIRIIVDFLLKINEDVLSLNDLKAQLNGKLISKHLAPPNGLYLERIWY, encoded by the coding sequence ATGGAAAGTCAAGTTTTAAAAGCGGTAATTTCTTATGACGGCAGTAAATTCTACGGAATGCAAAAACAGCCCGGAAAAAAAACAATCCAAGGCGAGATAGAACACGCACTAACTAAATTAAATATTATCTCCGAAGTAAAACACGCAGGAAGAACGGATAGAGGCGTTCACGCTCTCAATCAGGTAATAAGCTTCGACTCACCCTATTTTTGGGAAATAGAAAAACTACAAAATAGCCTTAATAAAATACTTCATCCTTACATTCACATAAAAAAACTCTCCAAAGCACCCCAAAACTTCAATCCGAGATTCGATGCCAAAAAAAGAAGCTACAGATATTTAATAAGCCCTATTTTTTCTCCACATACGGCGGATTACGTAACATATTATCCCAAAAATATAAACTATCCGCTTTTAAAAGAATCGCTTCGAATTCTTAAAGGCCGACACAATTTCGAATATTTCGCGAAAACAGGAAGTAGTGTCAATTCTTACGTAAGAGAGATATATCATACCGATATTTTCGAATATAAAAACTTAACGGTTATCAAGATTGTAGGAAACGGCTTTTTAAGAGGTCAAATAAGAATAATAGTCGATTTTTTACTAAAAATAAACGAAGACGTCTTAAGCTTAAACGACCTAAAAGCACAGCTTAACGGAAAGCTCATATCAAAACATCTCGCACCACCTAACGGATTATATCTTGAGAGAATTTGGTATTAA
- a CDS encoding cupin domain-containing protein — protein MKKTTSEMIEELKAKGFKDIFIWSDSKGTYYDWHKHPYDEIRVMLKGEMIINTKENQYHLKAGDVLNVPAGEVHEAYVLEDCEYICGSKY, from the coding sequence ATGAAAAAAACCACCTCTGAAATGATAGAGGAGTTAAAAGCAAAAGGTTTTAAGGATATATTCATTTGGAGCGATAGCAAGGGTACATATTACGATTGGCATAAACACCCTTATGACGAAATAAGAGTAATGCTTAAAGGCGAAATGATAATAAATACAAAAGAGAATCAATATCACCTAAAAGCCGGGGATGTTTTAAACGTCCCTGCCGGCGAAGTACATGAGGCGTACGTACTTGAAGATTGCGAATATATTTGCGGCTCTAAATACTAA
- the folD gene encoding bifunctional methylenetetrahydrofolate dehydrogenase/methenyltetrahydrofolate cyclohydrolase FolD — translation MTILDGKKLSNKIKEELRGEVEELKAKGITPGLAVILVGNDPASHVYVKMKRDACQDVGIYSVVHEFPENITEKELLSTIDMINENPNIHGLLIQLPLPKHIDTTKILERVSPKKDVDGFHPYNMGRLVEGLDTFAPCTPLGVMELFKEYDIDLVGKDVCVVGASNIVGKPMWALLVNAWATVDICHIETRDLAAHTKRADIVIVGVGKPNLITEDMVKDGVIVVDIGINRLPSGKLVGDVDFENVSKKASYITPVPGGVGPMTIAMLLKNTVKAAKNFAKEVK, via the coding sequence ATGACAATTCTCGACGGAAAAAAGCTGTCAAATAAGATAAAAGAAGAGTTAAGAGGTGAAGTAGAAGAGCTCAAAGCCAAAGGTATAACTCCCGGACTTGCGGTGATTTTGGTCGGAAACGACCCGGCAAGCCATGTTTATGTAAAAATGAAAAGAGACGCTTGTCAGGATGTTGGAATTTATAGTGTCGTACATGAATTTCCTGAGAATATTACTGAAAAAGAACTTCTCTCAACTATCGATATGATTAACGAAAATCCGAATATTCACGGACTTTTGATTCAATTACCTCTCCCAAAACATATAGATACTACTAAAATCTTAGAAAGAGTGTCTCCTAAAAAAGACGTTGACGGGTTTCATCCTTATAATATGGGAAGACTTGTCGAAGGACTAGATACTTTCGCCCCTTGTACTCCGCTTGGAGTTATGGAGCTTTTTAAGGAGTACGATATCGACCTTGTAGGAAAAGACGTATGTGTCGTGGGAGCAAGCAATATCGTTGGTAAGCCGATGTGGGCGCTACTTGTAAATGCTTGGGCGACGGTAGATATTTGTCATATCGAAACTCGTGATTTAGCGGCTCATACTAAAAGAGCCGATATCGTAATCGTAGGGGTTGGGAAGCCTAACTTAATTACAGAAGATATGGTAAAAGATGGCGTTATCGTTGTAGATATCGGAATAAACAGACTTCCAAGCGGCAAACTCGTAGGGGATGTGGATTTTGAAAACGTAAGTAAAAAAGCTTCTTATATTACTCCGGTACCCGGTGGTGTGGGACCTATGACAATCGCAATGCTTCTAAAAAATACGGTAAAAGCCGCAAAAAATTTCGCAAAAGAGGTTAAATGA
- a CDS encoding LptF/LptG family permease encodes MDKISKYLLKEFFPLFFTLFSIIALIVSLIFIISISNITAGLQITFIELLKLYLLSLPQIVFIAIPLAFFISASSLYARLSDTQELIALFSLGFKPIKLLKVIIFLALGVSLINLFILFVSIPYSKVAFKNLKNEKKQEAKFNFQSSQISQQFGEWSIFATKSKQKSYSDLYLYNSKTDRFIIAKNANLKNDKGYLQFTLNNGNIYDFNSSFYINFKEMQINQKIPKIKISIFNFSNYFNYNKKLFTKYLPFALIPLSLLFFIPLISFFHPRLNKKHTLGYSILILAIYIVATFANKSFFIALIIPLLFFIIGGILYKWKVKF; translated from the coding sequence ATGGATAAAATTTCGAAATATCTCTTAAAAGAATTTTTTCCTCTCTTTTTCACTCTTTTTTCTATTATCGCACTTATAGTATCATTGATATTTATTATCTCCATTTCAAATATAACTGCAGGGCTTCAAATAACATTCATAGAGCTTTTAAAACTATATCTTTTATCCTTGCCTCAAATAGTTTTTATCGCAATTCCTCTTGCATTTTTCATTTCAGCCTCATCACTTTACGCAAGGCTTAGTGACACTCAGGAATTAATAGCTCTCTTTTCGTTAGGATTCAAACCTATAAAACTATTAAAAGTTATCATTTTTTTAGCGCTCGGAGTTTCTCTTATCAATCTTTTCATACTTTTCGTCTCAATCCCCTACTCCAAAGTCGCATTCAAAAACCTAAAAAACGAAAAAAAACAAGAAGCCAAATTTAACTTTCAAAGCTCTCAAATCTCACAGCAATTCGGAGAGTGGTCAATCTTTGCCACAAAATCAAAACAAAAAAGCTATTCCGATTTATATCTCTACAACTCAAAAACGGACAGATTCATAATCGCTAAAAACGCAAACCTCAAAAACGACAAAGGTTATTTGCAATTCACCCTAAATAACGGAAATATTTACGATTTCAACAGCAGTTTTTATATTAATTTTAAAGAGATGCAAATCAATCAAAAAATTCCGAAAATAAAAATCTCGATTTTTAATTTTTCAAACTATTTCAACTACAACAAAAAACTTTTTACTAAATATCTACCTTTTGCTTTGATTCCTTTATCACTACTATTTTTCATACCGCTTATAAGTTTTTTTCATCCAAGACTCAATAAAAAACACACTTTAGGCTATTCGATACTGATTTTGGCAATTTATATCGTAGCAACATTTGCAAACAAAAGCTTTTTTATAGCTCTTATAATTCCGCTACTATTTTTTATCATCGGAGGGATTTTATATAAATGGAAAGTCAAGTTTTAA
- the lepB gene encoding signal peptidase I yields the protein MKEKLKKLYHWSNSWTGTIVIVLLVIFFLAQAFVIPSGSMKKTLLPGDALFAKKFAYGVPIPHIPWIEVPILPDFRGDGHLIDGPRPKDGDIVIFRFPLKVKMHFVKRCFAGNGDEVIYDDKGFWLHPKNGNEYVKKHFKGFETKEFNGKLFVLNPYMKEHRGIHYINQNVTFFALRQRAQELVDFAGLNKYSGYVPYKEVKKIINQVIAAAALQGEDVSPQQIDVGMGFYLKDGKVQFFYSKLAKDYFLMIGDNRDESFDSRFWGPVPYKLVVGKPWFIYMSWDKDFTIRWNRVGKTINEIEEELREGKQPYKTAGCEGY from the coding sequence ATGAAAGAAAAGTTAAAAAAACTTTATCACTGGTCCAACTCTTGGACCGGTACGATCGTAATCGTATTACTTGTAATATTTTTCTTGGCTCAAGCGTTTGTAATTCCGAGCGGAAGTATGAAGAAAACTTTACTTCCAGGAGATGCGTTATTTGCCAAAAAATTTGCATACGGAGTACCGATTCCTCATATTCCTTGGATAGAAGTGCCGATTTTGCCTGATTTTAGAGGAGACGGGCACTTAATAGACGGTCCGAGACCAAAAGACGGAGATATTGTAATTTTCAGGTTTCCTTTGAAAGTGAAAATGCATTTTGTCAAAAGATGTTTTGCCGGAAATGGTGATGAGGTGATATATGACGACAAAGGTTTTTGGCTTCATCCGAAAAACGGCAACGAATATGTAAAAAAACATTTCAAAGGATTCGAGACAAAAGAGTTCAACGGCAAACTTTTCGTATTGAATCCTTATATGAAAGAGCATAGAGGAATACATTATATCAATCAAAACGTAACGTTTTTCGCACTAAGACAAAGAGCTCAAGAGCTTGTGGATTTTGCTGGATTAAACAAATACAGCGGATACGTGCCTTATAAAGAAGTCAAGAAAATAATCAATCAAGTAATCGCAGCGGCGGCTCTTCAAGGAGAAGACGTATCGCCTCAGCAAATAGACGTCGGAATGGGATTTTATCTTAAAGACGGAAAAGTTCAGTTTTTCTATTCGAAACTTGCAAAAGATTATTTCTTAATGATAGGTGATAACAGAGACGAGAGTTTTGATAGTAGATTTTGGGGACCTGTGCCTTATAAACTCGTAGTAGGAAAGCCTTGGTTTATTTATATGAGCTGGGATAAAGATTTCACTATCAGATGGAATAGGGTAGGAAAAACTATCAATGAAATCGAAGAAGAGTTAAGAGAAGGAAAACAACCTTATAAAACCGCAGGATGTGAAGGGTATTAA
- a CDS encoding c-type cytochrome — protein sequence MKRILLFLIITYAFSQDWFITNYEYGKMLYHNPRGISCAKCHGEKAKGKIIAKYYVTKKHKNGTVEKILKVVKAPNIQNVSYDELKERLLHYKYLSVMPKYNYLTKEEIEALYLYIHAQKDKK from the coding sequence ATGAAAAGAATCCTTTTATTTTTGATAATAACTTACGCCTTCTCTCAGGATTGGTTTATTACAAACTACGAATACGGAAAAATGCTATATCACAACCCAAGAGGTATCAGCTGTGCCAAATGTCACGGCGAAAAAGCAAAAGGAAAAATAATAGCCAAATATTACGTAACCAAAAAACACAAAAACGGCACGGTCGAAAAAATCCTAAAAGTAGTCAAAGCCCCGAATATTCAAAACGTAAGCTATGACGAATTAAAAGAAAGACTACTTCACTACAAATATCTCTCGGTAATGCCAAAATACAACTACCTAACAAAAGAAGAGATAGAGGCTTTATATCTCTATATCCACGCACAAAAGGATAAAAAATGA
- the coaBC gene encoding bifunctional phosphopantothenoylcysteine decarboxylase/phosphopantothenate--cysteine ligase CoaBC: MKKLNVLIGVTGSIAIYKTCELIRLFVKRGDNVRVVMTKAASKFISPLTFETLTRQKVLIEENEDWSSELNHIDYAKWADIFIIAPATANTLNKAFHGIADNLLLQTYLATTAPVLFAPSANTNMYLHPTTQKAIKNLNCIEANTGLLACGDEGIGKMAEPNEIFLRALREVFKDEFWENKKVVITAGGSIEKIDDVRYVSNFSTGKMGEALAKAFYIKGANVVLISSKEHDLSKEIPQIKAQSAQDFYERIKEQNPDYLIMAAAIADFKPKYTPGKLKKDKIGEKMVLEMEKNIDVLESLKNEKFIRIGFKAERDEKNALKYAKNALKKKNLDAICLNLLTKNDFGSDENEIIFITKNQEIKIPQDTKENIALKLTDAIKSL, from the coding sequence ATGAAAAAATTAAACGTCCTAATAGGTGTCACCGGCAGCATTGCTATATATAAAACTTGCGAGCTTATAAGACTTTTTGTAAAAAGAGGAGACAACGTAAGAGTAGTAATGACAAAAGCGGCTTCAAAATTCATTTCACCCCTTACATTCGAAACGCTCACTCGCCAAAAAGTCTTAATCGAAGAAAACGAAGATTGGAGCAGCGAGCTTAATCATATCGATTATGCAAAATGGGCCGATATTTTTATCATAGCACCGGCAACGGCAAACACTCTAAATAAAGCTTTTCACGGAATCGCGGATAATCTTTTGCTACAAACATACCTTGCGACAACCGCCCCGGTACTTTTCGCACCGAGTGCGAATACCAATATGTATCTTCATCCCACTACCCAAAAAGCCATCAAAAACCTCAACTGCATAGAAGCGAACACCGGACTTCTTGCGTGCGGTGATGAGGGTATCGGAAAAATGGCCGAGCCTAACGAGATATTTTTAAGGGCTTTAAGAGAGGTTTTTAAAGATGAATTTTGGGAAAACAAAAAAGTAGTCATAACTGCCGGCGGAAGTATTGAAAAAATAGACGATGTCAGGTATGTGAGTAATTTTTCAACCGGTAAAATGGGAGAAGCTCTTGCAAAAGCTTTTTATATAAAAGGCGCAAACGTCGTATTGATATCAAGCAAAGAACACGACCTCTCAAAAGAGATACCTCAAATAAAAGCCCAAAGCGCTCAGGATTTTTACGAAAGAATAAAAGAACAAAACCCCGATTATCTCATAATGGCCGCAGCCATTGCCGATTTTAAGCCGAAATATACTCCGGGCAAATTAAAAAAAGATAAAATCGGTGAAAAAATGGTACTCGAAATGGAAAAAAACATAGACGTTTTAGAATCACTAAAAAACGAAAAATTTATACGCATAGGTTTCAAAGCCGAAAGAGATGAAAAAAACGCTCTTAAATACGCCAAAAACGCTCTTAAAAAGAAAAATCTTGATGCCATATGCCTAAATCTTTTAACAAAAAACGATTTCGGAAGTGATGAAAACGAAATTATTTTCATAACTAAAAATCAAGAGATAAAAATACCTCAAGACACAAAAGAAAACATCGCATTAAAGCTAACCGATGCCATTAAATCTCTCTAA
- the glmU gene encoding bifunctional UDP-N-acetylglucosamine diphosphorylase/glucosamine-1-phosphate N-acetyltransferase GlmU, producing the protein MLQVIILAAGKGTRMKSKTAKILHKICDKPMIEYVIEESLRLTPEVDVVLNFQYEKTSEIVKNYPVNIIKQDLENFPGTGGAVKEVPIRGDKVLVLNGDMPLIEADELKKFLDIDADIVMSVMKLENPDGYGRVVIENGNVKKIVEQKDASPEELKIKYVNAGVYLFSKDVMKKYLPLLSNQNAQKEYYLTDIIEMAVKDGLKVAAIEVNEENFKGVNSKKDLAHAEEIMCRRIKNRWMQAGVIMHLPETIYIDAYSSFEGECEIGNGCVIKKSVIIESEIRPLSVIEEAVIKNSGVGPMARIRPKSELVDTHIGNFVEVKASKLKGVKAGHLSYLGDSEIDEGTNIGAGTITCNYDGKAKYKTKIGKNVFVGSDTQLIAPVVIEDDVMIAAGSTVNKDVPKGSLAISRAPLKIVKNFYYKFFGKK; encoded by the coding sequence ATGTTACAGGTTATCATTCTCGCAGCGGGAAAAGGTACCCGTATGAAATCCAAAACCGCAAAAATACTTCATAAAATCTGCGATAAACCAATGATAGAATATGTAATCGAAGAATCTTTGCGACTGACACCCGAAGTTGACGTCGTGCTTAATTTTCAATACGAAAAAACAAGCGAAATCGTAAAAAATTATCCCGTAAACATAATAAAACAAGACCTCGAAAATTTCCCGGGAACCGGAGGAGCCGTTAAAGAAGTGCCTATTCGCGGGGATAAAGTGCTGGTACTTAACGGAGATATGCCGCTTATCGAAGCGGACGAGCTTAAAAAATTCTTAGACATCGACGCCGATATAGTTATGAGCGTTATGAAGCTTGAAAATCCGGACGGATACGGAAGAGTAGTAATAGAAAACGGAAACGTAAAAAAAATAGTGGAACAAAAAGACGCAAGCCCTGAGGAGCTTAAAATCAAATATGTCAATGCCGGAGTGTATCTTTTTTCGAAAGACGTTATGAAAAAGTATTTGCCACTTCTTAGCAACCAAAACGCTCAAAAAGAGTATTATCTAACAGACATAATAGAAATGGCGGTAAAAGACGGACTAAAAGTAGCCGCTATCGAAGTAAACGAAGAAAACTTCAAAGGCGTAAACTCAAAAAAAGATTTAGCGCACGCAGAAGAGATTATGTGCAGACGTATAAAAAACAGATGGATGCAAGCGGGTGTTATTATGCATCTGCCTGAAACCATTTATATCGACGCTTATTCGAGTTTTGAGGGAGAGTGTGAGATTGGAAACGGATGCGTTATTAAAAAAAGTGTAATCATCGAGAGCGAAATAAGACCTCTAAGCGTTATCGAAGAAGCGGTAATTAAAAACAGCGGCGTAGGACCGATGGCGAGAATAAGACCTAAAAGCGAACTCGTAGATACTCATATCGGTAACTTCGTAGAAGTTAAAGCCAGCAAACTAAAAGGCGTAAAAGCCGGACATTTGAGTTATCTTGGAGATAGCGAAATAGACGAAGGTACGAATATCGGAGCCGGTACGATTACGTGTAACTATGACGGAAAAGCGAAATACAAAACCAAAATCGGTAAAAACGTATTTGTCGGAAGCGACACTCAACTAATCGCTCCTGTCGTAATAGAAGACGACGTAATGATTGCGGCTGGCAGTACGGTAAATAAAGACGTACCAAAAGGCAGCTTGGCTATAAGCAGAGCTCCTTTAAAAATAGTAAAAAACTTCTATTACAAATTTTTCGGTAAAAAATAA
- a CDS encoding prepilin peptidase, which yields MEIYTYIVLFLLGICIGSFLNVVIYRVPLNKSIISPPSSCPACDQKIKPWHNIPILGWLILKGKCANCGAKISIRYPIIEFLTGLLAVAIYYKMQTIDIFYLVNFAIFATLLALSMIDFDYKAVPDSLNLLALTLAFFSSADIIENFKNALLMMGGMSLIRFYVSYLIKKEAMGEGDIIVAGTMGAVLGIKLSLIAIFLAAVLAIIPSLYNRFANKDIELPFIPFLAMGMFLAWFFDSYFLELWSKLYG from the coding sequence TTGGAAATATATACTTACATCGTTTTGTTTTTACTTGGAATTTGTATAGGTAGTTTTTTAAACGTCGTAATTTACAGAGTCCCTTTAAATAAAAGCATAATATCACCACCAAGCAGTTGTCCAGCGTGTGACCAGAAGATAAAGCCGTGGCATAACATACCGATTTTAGGCTGGCTTATCCTAAAAGGGAAATGCGCAAACTGCGGTGCTAAAATATCAATAAGATACCCTATTATCGAATTTTTAACGGGTCTTTTAGCAGTAGCGATTTATTATAAAATGCAAACTATAGATATTTTTTATTTGGTAAATTTCGCTATTTTCGCTACTCTTTTAGCCCTTAGTATGATAGATTTCGATTACAAAGCCGTACCCGATAGCCTCAATCTTTTAGCTTTAACGCTCGCTTTTTTTTCTTCTGCCGATATTATCGAAAACTTCAAAAACGCTCTTTTAATGATGGGTGGAATGAGCCTTATTAGGTTTTATGTTTCGTATCTCATAAAAAAAGAAGCGATGGGAGAGGGAGATATTATCGTTGCCGGGACAATGGGAGCGGTGCTCGGGATAAAACTCTCTTTAATCGCTATATTTTTAGCCGCCGTGCTTGCTATAATTCCTTCGTTATATAATCGTTTTGCAAACAAAGACATCGAATTGCCTTTTATTCCGTTTTTGGCAATGGGAATGTTTTTGGCATGGTTTTTCGATTCATATTTTTTAGAGTTATGGAGCAAGCTGTATGGATAA
- a CDS encoding site-2 protease family protein, giving the protein MDFVIKFSAMILAFLVAIIGHEIMHGLVAKYYGDETASREGRLSINPIKHIDPFGSIVFPIVLYLSQKLVGVENPIIFGWAKPVPVNIFTVVQNGGYLAAVAVSLAGVTYNFIMALIASSIIGFVYPPNNLIEAFLFMFLFYMVVVNVILAVFNLIPVPPLDGANAIKYLSLHFRWESIVRFYNKIEPYGMIILMIILFTPLSDYIFMPAKIIIAWLLS; this is encoded by the coding sequence ATGGATTTTGTTATTAAATTTTCGGCTATGATTTTAGCCTTTTTGGTGGCGATTATCGGGCATGAGATTATGCACGGACTTGTTGCAAAATATTACGGAGACGAAACGGCAAGTAGGGAAGGAAGATTATCTATCAATCCGATAAAACATATCGACCCTTTCGGGAGTATCGTTTTTCCGATAGTTTTGTATCTTTCGCAGAAACTCGTAGGCGTTGAAAATCCTATAATTTTCGGGTGGGCTAAGCCCGTGCCGGTTAATATTTTTACAGTAGTGCAAAACGGAGGATATTTGGCTGCCGTGGCTGTTAGCTTGGCGGGAGTGACGTATAATTTTATTATGGCGCTTATCGCTTCGAGTATTATCGGGTTTGTTTATCCTCCGAACAATTTGATAGAAGCGTTTCTCTTTATGTTTTTATTTTATATGGTGGTGGTAAACGTAATTTTGGCGGTATTCAACCTAATACCCGTACCTCCGCTTGACGGAGCGAACGCTATAAAATATCTTTCTTTACATTTTAGGTGGGAAAGTATTGTGAGGTTTTATAACAAAATAGAGCCTTACGGAATGATAATTTTGATGATTATTCTTTTTACGCCGCTTAGCGATTATATCTTTATGCCGGCAAAAATTATTATTGCTTGGCTTTTAAGTTAA